The following proteins come from a genomic window of Bacillota bacterium:
- a CDS encoding GNAT family N-acetyltransferase has protein sequence MPSPLDLEPVLETSRLVFAEATAEVLSDLLAVFSTNPAYVNLIEGPAGYGLAQLQRDWQVASMTPGRHMWAILRKSDAAAVGLADFLDDNPFDHTPWLGLLVIRGDLQGQGYGTEALEALLAYFRDDRLWPVVRIGVIAANRRALAWWQRRGFRPIHTVRRRLPAGETEIICLERQLRTPGPARTRPD, from the coding sequence ATGCCGTCCCCGCTTGACCTTGAGCCTGTGCTTGAAACATCACGGCTCGTCTTCGCCGAGGCCACCGCCGAAGTGCTCTCAGACCTCCTTGCGGTCTTCTCCACCAACCCCGCTTACGTCAACCTCATCGAGGGCCCCGCGGGCTACGGTCTTGCGCAGCTTCAGCGCGACTGGCAGGTAGCCTCGATGACCCCGGGCCGCCACATGTGGGCTATCTTGCGCAAGTCCGACGCCGCCGCGGTGGGCCTTGCCGACTTCCTGGACGACAACCCCTTCGACCACACCCCATGGCTTGGCCTTCTCGTCATTCGGGGCGACTTGCAGGGCCAGGGGTACGGCACGGAGGCCCTCGAGGCCCTCCTCGCTTATTTCCGCGATGACAGGCTCTGGCCGGTGGTGCGCATCGGTGTCATCGCAGCCAATCGCCGCGCCCTGGCGTGGTGGCAGCGCCGTGGCTTCCGGCCCATCCACACGGTGCGCCGCCGCCTGCCCGCTGGCGAAACCGAGATCATCTGCCTCGAACGCCAGCTCCGCACGCCCGGGCCGGCGCGGACCCGCCCTGACTGA
- a CDS encoding ABC transporter permease subunit, with product MARYRFFGHGLMQGLFMSPIVVPKMILGVAVFVWLGLLGLLGTLTGLVVVHTVVAIPFVVAILAANLAGLNPSLEEAAMDLGATPLRALLNVTLPQVRPGLVVSAVFAFITSFDQVETSMFLVFLVGPTTKMLPIEMFLYMEKWQDPTIAALSALLLLLSALMMAVIQLAVPRLQLWLAPFPLLSVRPLHPTHDLPKLP from the coding sequence CTGGCACGATACCGGTTTTTCGGGCACGGCCTGATGCAAGGCCTGTTCATGTCCCCCATCGTCGTGCCCAAGATGATCCTGGGCGTGGCGGTCTTCGTCTGGCTTGGCCTTCTCGGCCTACTCGGGACGCTCACCGGCCTCGTGGTGGTTCATACGGTCGTCGCGATTCCGTTTGTTGTCGCCATCCTGGCCGCCAACCTGGCGGGGCTGAACCCCTCGCTCGAGGAGGCGGCGATGGACCTGGGTGCAACGCCGTTACGCGCCCTTCTCAACGTCACGTTGCCGCAGGTGCGACCCGGGTTGGTGGTGTCCGCAGTCTTCGCGTTTATCACATCTTTTGACCAGGTGGAGACGTCAATGTTCCTGGTGTTCCTGGTGGGGCCCACGACCAAGATGCTCCCCATCGAGATGTTTTTGTACATGGAGAAGTGGCAGGATCCCACGATCGCGGCGCTTTCCGCACTGCTGCTCCTTCTGAGCGCGCTGATGATGGCCGTCATTCAACTCGCCGTGCCACGGCTACAACTCTGGCTCGCCCCGTTTCCGCTACTTTCCGTACGGCCGCTCCATCCGACCCACGACCTTCCGAAGCTGCCGTAA
- a CDS encoding PIN domain-containing protein, translating to MSGFLLDTTVVIDWLRGYRPTVAWLEHEAVAGRRLVISPITVAEVLAGVSPEHRSQRAEQLAAYEYQGFSFEAAKLAGELYFGHAREGRPLPLPDLLQAALAKTLGLAVATSDPGLFPDVSTVNPREFVG from the coding sequence GTGAGCGGATTTCTCCTCGATACTACGGTGGTCATTGACTGGCTGCGCGGGTATCGGCCGACCGTCGCCTGGCTTGAACACGAGGCTGTTGCGGGAAGGCGACTGGTTATCTCCCCGATCACCGTGGCAGAGGTCCTCGCCGGGGTTTCTCCGGAACACCGCAGCCAGCGAGCTGAGCAGCTTGCGGCGTACGAGTACCAGGGTTTTTCGTTCGAGGCCGCAAAACTGGCGGGCGAACTCTACTTCGGGCACGCCAGGGAGGGGAGACCCCTACCGCTTCCAGATCTGCTGCAGGCGGCTCTTGCCAAAACGCTCGGCCTCGCAGTGGCGACTTCCGACCCCGGTCTTTTCCCGGATGTTTCCACAGTCAATCCGAGGGAATTCGTGGGCTGA
- a CDS encoding CopG family transcriptional regulator translates to MSDTQMIHLRLPKHLIAALDREAGGRPRSAVVAEALEEYLRRRRLVYTIRQHAGTLSAEEQVVWGSSEAVDAWARGKRAEWESGRGKPS, encoded by the coding sequence GTGTCGGATACACAGATGATTCACCTGCGCCTGCCCAAGCACCTCATTGCGGCCCTTGACCGAGAGGCCGGGGGGCGCCCACGGAGCGCCGTCGTGGCGGAGGCACTCGAAGAGTACTTGCGAAGGAGGCGACTGGTTTACACCATCCGTCAGCATGCCGGCACCCTTTCGGCTGAAGAGCAGGTGGTGTGGGGTTCTTCGGAAGCGGTCGACGCCTGGGCTCGGGGGAAGAGGGCCGAGTGGGAGTCTGGGCGAGGTAAGCCGTCGTGA